A single genomic interval of Spinacia oleracea cultivar Varoflay chromosome 6, BTI_SOV_V1, whole genome shotgun sequence harbors:
- the LOC110794795 gene encoding aluminum-activated malate transporter 8, with protein sequence MEMEMTHEAKSRVFSRVLSRLENLVVKLKGKCVGIAKNIKKIAKDDPRRVIHSLKMALALTLVSLFYFVRPLYDGFGVSGMWAVLTVVVVFEFSVGATISKGINRGFATLTAGALGVGAQHLALLFGTKGEPIVLGFLVFLLAAMSTFTRFVPSIKRRYDYGVLIFILTFSLVAVSGYRVDVILVLAYQRLSTIIVGGATCMIVSVFICPVWAGEDLHNLIATNIENLANFMEGFGEDYFTIPENDMMSINSKKDGKAYLRSHKSVLASKTNEENLANFARWEPCHGQFRLHHPWKQYVKVGALSRQCAYHIETLCGFINTEVKASMEFRRKINDPCSRMSMESSKALRAMSSSIRKMGHPKQVMIHVENSKQAAQELENVLKTMLYGPELDIVIALVPDATVASILVNIITCVEKISEAVHELAKVAHFKEVVDATVSPETAKQPVKLHRGIVNPMYDDGGDRKEADYHVDVIVCDQKAQKVVIGGCTEGKVGVANSNECSNNVNNTSVVNPPPIIITCM encoded by the exons ATGGAAATGGAGATGACACACGAGGCGAAAAGCCGGGTTTTCTCAAGAGTGTTGAGTAGGCTTGAAAACTTAGTAGTGAAGTTAAAAGGGAAATGTGTAGGGATAGCTAAAAATATAAAGAAGATAGCAAAAGATGATCCTAGAAGAGTTATCCACTCCCTTAAAATGGCACTTGCTCTCACATTAGTTAGCTTGTTCTACTTTGTTAGACCTCTCTATGATGGCTTTGGTGTCTCTGGGATGTGGGCTGTCTTAACTGTCGTCGTCGTTTTCGAGTTCAGTGTAG GTGCAACTATAAGCAAGGGTATAAATAGAGGATTTGCAACCTTAACGGCCGGTGCCCTAGGGGTTGGGGCTCAACACTTGGCCCTTCTCTTTGGGACAAAAGGAGAGCCAATCGTCCTTGGCTTCTTGGTGTTCTTATTAG CTGCAATGTCGACATTTACACGATTCGTACCGAGTATCAAGAGAAGATATGATTATGGCGTACTGATATTCATATTGACGTTCAGTTTAGTAGCAGTATCAGGATACAGAGTTGATGTGATATTAGTATTGGCTTACCAAAGATTATCGACCATCATAGTTGGTGGTGCGACTTGTATGATTGTCTCGGTTTTTATTTGCCCCGTTTGGGCTGGCGAGGATCTTCACAACCTTATTGCTACCAATATCGAAAATCTTGCCAACTTCATGGAAG GGTTTGGAGAGGATTATTTTACGATTCCTGAGAACGACATGATGAGCATAAACTCCAAGAAAGATGGCAAAGCATACCTCCGAAGTCACAAAAGTGTACTTGCTTCTAAAACTAATGAAGAAAATTTG GCAAATTTTGCTCGATGGGAGCCATGCCACGGCCAATTTAGGCTCCACCATCCTTGGAAACAATACGTTAAAGTTGGAGCTCTTAGTCGACAATGTGCTTACCACATTGAAACTCTTTGTGGGTTTATCAACACTGAAGTTAAG GCATCAATGGAATTCCGGAGAAAAATTAATGATCCATGCTCAAGGATGAGCATGGAATCGAGCAAGGCACTAAGGGCAATGTCTTCATCGATTCGAAAAATGGGTCACCCGAAACAAGTTATGATCCATGTAGAGAACTCAAAACAAGCTGCCCAAGAACTCGAAAACGTACTCAAAACAATGTTATACGGACCGGAATTAGATATCGTCATTGCACTCGTCCCAGATGCAACGGTTGCATCTATACTAGTTAATATCATAACTTGTGTGGAGAAAATATCAGAAGCTGTTCATGAACTTGCTAAGGTAGCTCATTTCAAGGAAGTAGTTGACGCCACGGTTTCACCGGAGACGGCTAAACAACCGGTGAAACTTCACCGAGGTATCGTGAATCCGATGTACGATGACGGTGGTGATCGGAAAGAGGCTGATTATCACGTGGATGTAATAGTATGTGATCAGAAAGCTCAAAAGGTTGTTATTGGGGGTTGTACAGAAGGGAAGGTAGGGGTTGCTAATAGTAATGAGTGCTCAAATAATGTAAATAATACTAGTGTAGTTAACCCCCCACCTATAATAATCACGTGCATGTGA